The Pan troglodytes isolate AG18354 chromosome 7, NHGRI_mPanTro3-v2.0_pri, whole genome shotgun sequence genome has a window encoding:
- the ZNF250 gene encoding zinc finger protein 250 isoform X3, producing the protein MAAARLLPVPAGPQPLSFQAKLTFEDVAVLLSQDEWDRLCPAQRGLYRNVMMETYGNVVSLGLPGSKPDIISQLERGEDPWVLDRKGAKKSQGLWSDYSECETKGESQNTDLSPKPLISEQTVILGKTPLGRIDQENNETKQSFCLSPNSVDHREVQVLSQSMPLTPHQAVPSGERPYMCVECGKCFGRSSHLLQHQRIHTGEKPYVCSVCGKAFSQSSVLSKHRRIHTGEKPYECNECGKAFRVSSDLAQHHKIHTGEKPHECLECRKAFTQLSHLIQHQRIHTGERPYVCPLCGKAFNHSTVLRSHQRVHTGEKPHRCSECGKTFSVKRTLLQHQRIHTGEKPYTCSECGKAFSDRSVLIQHHNVHTGEKPYECSECGKTFSHRSTLMNHERIHTEEKPYACYECGKAFVQHSHLIQHQRVHTGEKPYVCGECGHAFSARRSLIQHERIHTGEKPFQCTECGKAFSLKATLIVHLRTHTGEKPYECNSCGKAFSQYSVLIQHQRIHTGEKPYECGECGRAFNQHGHLIQHQKVHRKL; encoded by the exons ATGGCAGCAGCCAGACTCCTGCCAGTGCCGGCAGGACCCCAG CCCCTGTCGTTCCAGGCCAAGCTGACCTTCGAGGATGTGGCTGTGCTCCTCTCCCAGGATGAATGGGACCGCCTGTGCCCTGCTCAGAGGGGCCTCTACAGAAATGTGATGATGGAAACCTATGGGAATGTAGTCTCATTGG GACTTCCAGGATCCAAGCCTGACATAATCTCCCAGCTGGAGCGAGGGGAAGATCCCTGGGTCCTGGACAGGAAGGGGGCTAAGAAGAGCCAGGGCCTGTGGAGTGACTACTCAG AATGTGAAACCAAGGGAGAGAGTCAAAATACAGACTTGAGTCCGAAGCCATTAATTTCAGAGCAAACAGTGATTCTGGGGAAAACACCCTTGGGGAGGATTGAtcaagaaaataatgaaacaaagcaaagctTCTGTCTGAGTCCAAACTCTGTTGACCACCGCGAAGTTCAGGTCTTAAGCCAAAGCATGCCACTCACTCCGCACCAGGCAGTGCCTAGTGGAGAGAGGCCCTACATGTGTGTTGAGTGTGGGAAGTGCTTTGGCCGGAGTTCCCACCTCCTTCAGCATCAGCGTatccacactggagagaagccctatgTGTGCAGTGTATGTGGGAAGGCCTTCAGCCAGAGCTCAGTCCTTAGTAAACACAGGAGAATTCACACAGGTGAGAAGCCCTATGAGTGTAATGAGTGTGGAAAAGCCTTTAGAGTGAGCTCAGATCTTGCTCAGCATCACAAGATACATACAGGAGAGAAGCCTCACGAATGTCTTGAGTGTCGGAAAGCCTTCACTCAACTCTCACATCTCATTCAGCACCAGCGGATCCACACGGGAGAAAGGCCATATGTGTGTCCGttgtgtgggaaagccttcaacCATAGCACTGTTCTGCGGAGCCACCAGAGGGTACACACTGGGGAGAAGCCTCACAGGTGCAGTGAGTGTGGGAAAACCTTCAGTGTGAAGAGGACACTGCTGCAGCACCAGAGGATCCACACCGGGGAGAAGCCCTACACGTGCAGCGAGTGTGGGAAGGCCTTCAGCGACCGCTCAGTCCTCATTCAGCACCACAACGTGCACACCGGGGAGAAGCCCTATGAGTGCAGTGAGTGTGGGAAGACCTTCAGCCACCGCTCCACACTGATGAATCACGAGCGGATCCACACCGAGGAAAAGCCCTATGCATGCTAcgaatgtgggaaggccttcgTTCAGCACTCACACCTGATCCAGCACCAGAGAGTCCACACTGGGGAGAAGCCCTACGTGTGTGGTGAATGTGGGCACGCCTTCAGTGCACGCCGGTCTCTGATCCAGCATGAGAGAATCCACACAGGTGAAAAGCCCTTCCAGTGCacagaatgtggcaaagccttcagCCTGAAAGCAACTCTGATTGTGCACCTGAGGACCCACACGGGCGAGAAGCCATATGAGTGCAATAGCTGCGGGAAGGCCTTCAGCCAGTACTCAGTGCTCATCCAGCACCAGCGGATCCACACAGGCGAGAAGCCCTATGAGTGCGGGGAGTGTGGGCGTGCCTTCAACCAGCATGGCCACCTAATCCAGCACCAGAAAGTGCACAGAAAGTTGTGA
- the ZNF250 gene encoding zinc finger protein 250 isoform X4 — protein sequence MAAARLLPVPAGPQAKLTFEDVAVLLSQDEWDRLCPAQRGLYRNVMMETYGNVVSLGLPGSKPDIISQLERGEDPWVLDRKGAKKSQGLWSDYSECETKGESQNTDLSPKPLISEQTVILGKTPLGRIDQENNETKQSFCLSPNSVDHREVQVLSQSMPLTPHQAVPSGERPYMCVECGKCFGRSSHLLQHQRIHTGEKPYVCSVCGKAFSQSSVLSKHRRIHTGEKPYECNECGKAFRVSSDLAQHHKIHTGEKPHECLECRKAFTQLSHLIQHQRIHTGERPYVCPLCGKAFNHSTVLRSHQRVHTGEKPHRCSECGKTFSVKRTLLQHQRIHTGEKPYTCSECGKAFSDRSVLIQHHNVHTGEKPYECSECGKTFSHRSTLMNHERIHTEEKPYACYECGKAFVQHSHLIQHQRVHTGEKPYVCGECGHAFSARRSLIQHERIHTGEKPFQCTECGKAFSLKATLIVHLRTHTGEKPYECNSCGKAFSQYSVLIQHQRIHTGEKPYECGECGRAFNQHGHLIQHQKVHRKL from the exons ATGGCAGCAGCCAGACTCCTGCCAGTGCCGGCAGGACCCCAG GCCAAGCTGACCTTCGAGGATGTGGCTGTGCTCCTCTCCCAGGATGAATGGGACCGCCTGTGCCCTGCTCAGAGGGGCCTCTACAGAAATGTGATGATGGAAACCTATGGGAATGTAGTCTCATTGG GACTTCCAGGATCCAAGCCTGACATAATCTCCCAGCTGGAGCGAGGGGAAGATCCCTGGGTCCTGGACAGGAAGGGGGCTAAGAAGAGCCAGGGCCTGTGGAGTGACTACTCAG AATGTGAAACCAAGGGAGAGAGTCAAAATACAGACTTGAGTCCGAAGCCATTAATTTCAGAGCAAACAGTGATTCTGGGGAAAACACCCTTGGGGAGGATTGAtcaagaaaataatgaaacaaagcaaagctTCTGTCTGAGTCCAAACTCTGTTGACCACCGCGAAGTTCAGGTCTTAAGCCAAAGCATGCCACTCACTCCGCACCAGGCAGTGCCTAGTGGAGAGAGGCCCTACATGTGTGTTGAGTGTGGGAAGTGCTTTGGCCGGAGTTCCCACCTCCTTCAGCATCAGCGTatccacactggagagaagccctatgTGTGCAGTGTATGTGGGAAGGCCTTCAGCCAGAGCTCAGTCCTTAGTAAACACAGGAGAATTCACACAGGTGAGAAGCCCTATGAGTGTAATGAGTGTGGAAAAGCCTTTAGAGTGAGCTCAGATCTTGCTCAGCATCACAAGATACATACAGGAGAGAAGCCTCACGAATGTCTTGAGTGTCGGAAAGCCTTCACTCAACTCTCACATCTCATTCAGCACCAGCGGATCCACACGGGAGAAAGGCCATATGTGTGTCCGttgtgtgggaaagccttcaacCATAGCACTGTTCTGCGGAGCCACCAGAGGGTACACACTGGGGAGAAGCCTCACAGGTGCAGTGAGTGTGGGAAAACCTTCAGTGTGAAGAGGACACTGCTGCAGCACCAGAGGATCCACACCGGGGAGAAGCCCTACACGTGCAGCGAGTGTGGGAAGGCCTTCAGCGACCGCTCAGTCCTCATTCAGCACCACAACGTGCACACCGGGGAGAAGCCCTATGAGTGCAGTGAGTGTGGGAAGACCTTCAGCCACCGCTCCACACTGATGAATCACGAGCGGATCCACACCGAGGAAAAGCCCTATGCATGCTAcgaatgtgggaaggccttcgTTCAGCACTCACACCTGATCCAGCACCAGAGAGTCCACACTGGGGAGAAGCCCTACGTGTGTGGTGAATGTGGGCACGCCTTCAGTGCACGCCGGTCTCTGATCCAGCATGAGAGAATCCACACAGGTGAAAAGCCCTTCCAGTGCacagaatgtggcaaagccttcagCCTGAAAGCAACTCTGATTGTGCACCTGAGGACCCACACGGGCGAGAAGCCATATGAGTGCAATAGCTGCGGGAAGGCCTTCAGCCAGTACTCAGTGCTCATCCAGCACCAGCGGATCCACACAGGCGAGAAGCCCTATGAGTGCGGGGAGTGTGGGCGTGCCTTCAACCAGCATGGCCACCTAATCCAGCACCAGAAAGTGCACAGAAAGTTGTGA
- the ZNF250 gene encoding zinc finger protein 250 isoform X5, with the protein MHHHVQLIFVFFSRDGVSLYVGQAGLKLLTSSDPLTLASQSAGITDVSHHARPGFSTLEGSILLSLQLAVFFPDNLKYDHTTACTQQDSLSCPWECETKGESQNTDLSPKPLISEQTVILGKTPLGRIDQENNETKQSFCLSPNSVDHREVQVLSQSMPLTPHQAVPSGERPYMCVECGKCFGRSSHLLQHQRIHTGEKPYVCSVCGKAFSQSSVLSKHRRIHTGEKPYECNECGKAFRVSSDLAQHHKIHTGEKPHECLECRKAFTQLSHLIQHQRIHTGERPYVCPLCGKAFNHSTVLRSHQRVHTGEKPHRCSECGKTFSVKRTLLQHQRIHTGEKPYTCSECGKAFSDRSVLIQHHNVHTGEKPYECSECGKTFSHRSTLMNHERIHTEEKPYACYECGKAFVQHSHLIQHQRVHTGEKPYVCGECGHAFSARRSLIQHERIHTGEKPFQCTECGKAFSLKATLIVHLRTHTGEKPYECNSCGKAFSQYSVLIQHQRIHTGEKPYECGECGRAFNQHGHLIQHQKVHRKL; encoded by the exons atgcaccaccatgtccagctaatttttgtattttttagtagagacggggtttcactatatgttggccaggctggtctcaaacttctgacctcaagtgatccactcaccttggcctcccaaagtgctgggattacagacgtgagccaccatgcccggccaggatttTCCACTCTTGAAGGGAGTATTTTGTTGTCACTTCAACTCGctgttttttttccagacaaCCTCAAATATGACCACACTACAGCCTGTACACAACAAGACAGTTTATCTTGTCCATGGG AATGTGAAACCAAGGGAGAGAGTCAAAATACAGACTTGAGTCCGAAGCCATTAATTTCAGAGCAAACAGTGATTCTGGGGAAAACACCCTTGGGGAGGATTGAtcaagaaaataatgaaacaaagcaaagctTCTGTCTGAGTCCAAACTCTGTTGACCACCGCGAAGTTCAGGTCTTAAGCCAAAGCATGCCACTCACTCCGCACCAGGCAGTGCCTAGTGGAGAGAGGCCCTACATGTGTGTTGAGTGTGGGAAGTGCTTTGGCCGGAGTTCCCACCTCCTTCAGCATCAGCGTatccacactggagagaagccctatgTGTGCAGTGTATGTGGGAAGGCCTTCAGCCAGAGCTCAGTCCTTAGTAAACACAGGAGAATTCACACAGGTGAGAAGCCCTATGAGTGTAATGAGTGTGGAAAAGCCTTTAGAGTGAGCTCAGATCTTGCTCAGCATCACAAGATACATACAGGAGAGAAGCCTCACGAATGTCTTGAGTGTCGGAAAGCCTTCACTCAACTCTCACATCTCATTCAGCACCAGCGGATCCACACGGGAGAAAGGCCATATGTGTGTCCGttgtgtgggaaagccttcaacCATAGCACTGTTCTGCGGAGCCACCAGAGGGTACACACTGGGGAGAAGCCTCACAGGTGCAGTGAGTGTGGGAAAACCTTCAGTGTGAAGAGGACACTGCTGCAGCACCAGAGGATCCACACCGGGGAGAAGCCCTACACGTGCAGCGAGTGTGGGAAGGCCTTCAGCGACCGCTCAGTCCTCATTCAGCACCACAACGTGCACACCGGGGAGAAGCCCTATGAGTGCAGTGAGTGTGGGAAGACCTTCAGCCACCGCTCCACACTGATGAATCACGAGCGGATCCACACCGAGGAAAAGCCCTATGCATGCTAcgaatgtgggaaggccttcgTTCAGCACTCACACCTGATCCAGCACCAGAGAGTCCACACTGGGGAGAAGCCCTACGTGTGTGGTGAATGTGGGCACGCCTTCAGTGCACGCCGGTCTCTGATCCAGCATGAGAGAATCCACACAGGTGAAAAGCCCTTCCAGTGCacagaatgtggcaaagccttcagCCTGAAAGCAACTCTGATTGTGCACCTGAGGACCCACACGGGCGAGAAGCCATATGAGTGCAATAGCTGCGGGAAGGCCTTCAGCCAGTACTCAGTGCTCATCCAGCACCAGCGGATCCACACAGGCGAGAAGCCCTATGAGTGCGGGGAGTGTGGGCGTGCCTTCAACCAGCATGGCCACCTAATCCAGCACCAGAAAGTGCACAGAAAGTTGTGA
- the ZNF250 gene encoding zinc finger protein 250 isoform X1 yields the protein MAAARLLPVPAGPQPLSFQAKLTFEDVAVLLSQDEWDRLCPAQRGLYRNVMMETYGNVVSLGLPGSKPDIISQLERGEDPWVLDRKGAKKSQGLWSDYSDNLKYDHTTACTQQDSLSCPWECETKGESQNTDLSPKPLISEQTVILGKTPLGRIDQENNETKQSFCLSPNSVDHREVQVLSQSMPLTPHQAVPSGERPYMCVECGKCFGRSSHLLQHQRIHTGEKPYVCSVCGKAFSQSSVLSKHRRIHTGEKPYECNECGKAFRVSSDLAQHHKIHTGEKPHECLECRKAFTQLSHLIQHQRIHTGERPYVCPLCGKAFNHSTVLRSHQRVHTGEKPHRCSECGKTFSVKRTLLQHQRIHTGEKPYTCSECGKAFSDRSVLIQHHNVHTGEKPYECSECGKTFSHRSTLMNHERIHTEEKPYACYECGKAFVQHSHLIQHQRVHTGEKPYVCGECGHAFSARRSLIQHERIHTGEKPFQCTECGKAFSLKATLIVHLRTHTGEKPYECNSCGKAFSQYSVLIQHQRIHTGEKPYECGECGRAFNQHGHLIQHQKVHRKL from the exons ATGGCAGCAGCCAGACTCCTGCCAGTGCCGGCAGGACCCCAG CCCCTGTCGTTCCAGGCCAAGCTGACCTTCGAGGATGTGGCTGTGCTCCTCTCCCAGGATGAATGGGACCGCCTGTGCCCTGCTCAGAGGGGCCTCTACAGAAATGTGATGATGGAAACCTATGGGAATGTAGTCTCATTGG GACTTCCAGGATCCAAGCCTGACATAATCTCCCAGCTGGAGCGAGGGGAAGATCCCTGGGTCCTGGACAGGAAGGGGGCTAAGAAGAGCCAGGGCCTGTGGAGTGACTACTCAG acaaCCTCAAATATGACCACACTACAGCCTGTACACAACAAGACAGTTTATCTTGTCCATGGG AATGTGAAACCAAGGGAGAGAGTCAAAATACAGACTTGAGTCCGAAGCCATTAATTTCAGAGCAAACAGTGATTCTGGGGAAAACACCCTTGGGGAGGATTGAtcaagaaaataatgaaacaaagcaaagctTCTGTCTGAGTCCAAACTCTGTTGACCACCGCGAAGTTCAGGTCTTAAGCCAAAGCATGCCACTCACTCCGCACCAGGCAGTGCCTAGTGGAGAGAGGCCCTACATGTGTGTTGAGTGTGGGAAGTGCTTTGGCCGGAGTTCCCACCTCCTTCAGCATCAGCGTatccacactggagagaagccctatgTGTGCAGTGTATGTGGGAAGGCCTTCAGCCAGAGCTCAGTCCTTAGTAAACACAGGAGAATTCACACAGGTGAGAAGCCCTATGAGTGTAATGAGTGTGGAAAAGCCTTTAGAGTGAGCTCAGATCTTGCTCAGCATCACAAGATACATACAGGAGAGAAGCCTCACGAATGTCTTGAGTGTCGGAAAGCCTTCACTCAACTCTCACATCTCATTCAGCACCAGCGGATCCACACGGGAGAAAGGCCATATGTGTGTCCGttgtgtgggaaagccttcaacCATAGCACTGTTCTGCGGAGCCACCAGAGGGTACACACTGGGGAGAAGCCTCACAGGTGCAGTGAGTGTGGGAAAACCTTCAGTGTGAAGAGGACACTGCTGCAGCACCAGAGGATCCACACCGGGGAGAAGCCCTACACGTGCAGCGAGTGTGGGAAGGCCTTCAGCGACCGCTCAGTCCTCATTCAGCACCACAACGTGCACACCGGGGAGAAGCCCTATGAGTGCAGTGAGTGTGGGAAGACCTTCAGCCACCGCTCCACACTGATGAATCACGAGCGGATCCACACCGAGGAAAAGCCCTATGCATGCTAcgaatgtgggaaggccttcgTTCAGCACTCACACCTGATCCAGCACCAGAGAGTCCACACTGGGGAGAAGCCCTACGTGTGTGGTGAATGTGGGCACGCCTTCAGTGCACGCCGGTCTCTGATCCAGCATGAGAGAATCCACACAGGTGAAAAGCCCTTCCAGTGCacagaatgtggcaaagccttcagCCTGAAAGCAACTCTGATTGTGCACCTGAGGACCCACACGGGCGAGAAGCCATATGAGTGCAATAGCTGCGGGAAGGCCTTCAGCCAGTACTCAGTGCTCATCCAGCACCAGCGGATCCACACAGGCGAGAAGCCCTATGAGTGCGGGGAGTGTGGGCGTGCCTTCAACCAGCATGGCCACCTAATCCAGCACCAGAAAGTGCACAGAAAGTTGTGA
- the ZNF250 gene encoding zinc finger protein 250 isoform X2, with amino-acid sequence MAAARLLPVPAGPQAKLTFEDVAVLLSQDEWDRLCPAQRGLYRNVMMETYGNVVSLGLPGSKPDIISQLERGEDPWVLDRKGAKKSQGLWSDYSDNLKYDHTTACTQQDSLSCPWECETKGESQNTDLSPKPLISEQTVILGKTPLGRIDQENNETKQSFCLSPNSVDHREVQVLSQSMPLTPHQAVPSGERPYMCVECGKCFGRSSHLLQHQRIHTGEKPYVCSVCGKAFSQSSVLSKHRRIHTGEKPYECNECGKAFRVSSDLAQHHKIHTGEKPHECLECRKAFTQLSHLIQHQRIHTGERPYVCPLCGKAFNHSTVLRSHQRVHTGEKPHRCSECGKTFSVKRTLLQHQRIHTGEKPYTCSECGKAFSDRSVLIQHHNVHTGEKPYECSECGKTFSHRSTLMNHERIHTEEKPYACYECGKAFVQHSHLIQHQRVHTGEKPYVCGECGHAFSARRSLIQHERIHTGEKPFQCTECGKAFSLKATLIVHLRTHTGEKPYECNSCGKAFSQYSVLIQHQRIHTGEKPYECGECGRAFNQHGHLIQHQKVHRKL; translated from the exons ATGGCAGCAGCCAGACTCCTGCCAGTGCCGGCAGGACCCCAG GCCAAGCTGACCTTCGAGGATGTGGCTGTGCTCCTCTCCCAGGATGAATGGGACCGCCTGTGCCCTGCTCAGAGGGGCCTCTACAGAAATGTGATGATGGAAACCTATGGGAATGTAGTCTCATTGG GACTTCCAGGATCCAAGCCTGACATAATCTCCCAGCTGGAGCGAGGGGAAGATCCCTGGGTCCTGGACAGGAAGGGGGCTAAGAAGAGCCAGGGCCTGTGGAGTGACTACTCAG acaaCCTCAAATATGACCACACTACAGCCTGTACACAACAAGACAGTTTATCTTGTCCATGGG AATGTGAAACCAAGGGAGAGAGTCAAAATACAGACTTGAGTCCGAAGCCATTAATTTCAGAGCAAACAGTGATTCTGGGGAAAACACCCTTGGGGAGGATTGAtcaagaaaataatgaaacaaagcaaagctTCTGTCTGAGTCCAAACTCTGTTGACCACCGCGAAGTTCAGGTCTTAAGCCAAAGCATGCCACTCACTCCGCACCAGGCAGTGCCTAGTGGAGAGAGGCCCTACATGTGTGTTGAGTGTGGGAAGTGCTTTGGCCGGAGTTCCCACCTCCTTCAGCATCAGCGTatccacactggagagaagccctatgTGTGCAGTGTATGTGGGAAGGCCTTCAGCCAGAGCTCAGTCCTTAGTAAACACAGGAGAATTCACACAGGTGAGAAGCCCTATGAGTGTAATGAGTGTGGAAAAGCCTTTAGAGTGAGCTCAGATCTTGCTCAGCATCACAAGATACATACAGGAGAGAAGCCTCACGAATGTCTTGAGTGTCGGAAAGCCTTCACTCAACTCTCACATCTCATTCAGCACCAGCGGATCCACACGGGAGAAAGGCCATATGTGTGTCCGttgtgtgggaaagccttcaacCATAGCACTGTTCTGCGGAGCCACCAGAGGGTACACACTGGGGAGAAGCCTCACAGGTGCAGTGAGTGTGGGAAAACCTTCAGTGTGAAGAGGACACTGCTGCAGCACCAGAGGATCCACACCGGGGAGAAGCCCTACACGTGCAGCGAGTGTGGGAAGGCCTTCAGCGACCGCTCAGTCCTCATTCAGCACCACAACGTGCACACCGGGGAGAAGCCCTATGAGTGCAGTGAGTGTGGGAAGACCTTCAGCCACCGCTCCACACTGATGAATCACGAGCGGATCCACACCGAGGAAAAGCCCTATGCATGCTAcgaatgtgggaaggccttcgTTCAGCACTCACACCTGATCCAGCACCAGAGAGTCCACACTGGGGAGAAGCCCTACGTGTGTGGTGAATGTGGGCACGCCTTCAGTGCACGCCGGTCTCTGATCCAGCATGAGAGAATCCACACAGGTGAAAAGCCCTTCCAGTGCacagaatgtggcaaagccttcagCCTGAAAGCAACTCTGATTGTGCACCTGAGGACCCACACGGGCGAGAAGCCATATGAGTGCAATAGCTGCGGGAAGGCCTTCAGCCAGTACTCAGTGCTCATCCAGCACCAGCGGATCCACACAGGCGAGAAGCCCTATGAGTGCGGGGAGTGTGGGCGTGCCTTCAACCAGCATGGCCACCTAATCCAGCACCAGAAAGTGCACAGAAAGTTGTGA